One region of Oryzias latipes chromosome 6, ASM223467v1 genomic DNA includes:
- the rab8b gene encoding ras-related protein Rab-8B has translation MAKTYDYLFKLLLIGDSGVGKTCLLFRFSEDSFNTTFISTIGIDFKIRTIELDGKRVKLQIWDTAGQERFRTITTAYYRGAMGIMLVYDICNEKSFDNIKNWIRNIEEHASSDVEKMILGNKCDMTDRRQVSKDRGEKLAIDYRVKFLETSAKSSLNVEEAFYTMARDILHNLNSKAGDGNGGGSGKPVKITDKKSKRIKFFKCSVL, from the exons ATGGCGAAAACCTACGATTATCTCTTTAAATTGCTGCTGATCGGAGACAGCGGAGTCGGAAAGACATGTCTGCTGTTCAGATTCAGCGAGGACTCCTTCAACACCACCTTCATATCTACAATAG GAATAGACTTCAAAATCAGAACAATAGAGCTGGACGGAAAGAGAGTGAAACTCCAGATTTG GGACACTGCAGGGCAGGAGAGGTTTCGCACCATCACCACTGCTTACTACAGAGGAGCTATG GGAATTATGCTGGTTTATGACATCTGCAATGAGAAGTCTTTTGACAACATAAAAAACTGGATTAGAAATATTGAGGAG catgcctcatCTGATGTGGAAAAGATGATCCTTGGTAACAAATGTGACATGACGGACAGGAGACAGGTGTCCAAAGACAGAGGGGAAAAA CTGGCTATTGATTATAGAGTCAAATTTTTGGAGACAAGTGCAAAGTCGAGCCTAAATGTGGAAGAG GCTTTCTATACCATGGCAAGAGACATTTTACATAACTTAAACTCAAAGGCA ggTGACGGCAATGGCGGAGGGTCAGGAAAACCCGTCAAGATCACAGATAAAAAGTCAAAGAGGATCAAATTCTTCAAATGTTCGGTCCTCTAG
- the LOC101175235 gene encoding transient receptor potential cation channel subfamily M member 1 has protein sequence MGSEGQQDIEMAILTALLKGTNASAADQLSLALAWNRVDIARNHIFVYGHNLPPAGAMANTTTSGAAAQEKPKSPASAPRSKARPKKGKGKGKAKPEPPEETDPRKLELIRWVNSLEQAMMDALVLDRVDFVKLLLENGVNIHHFLTIPRLEELYNTKLGPANTLHVVVRDVKKGNLPPDYQITLIDIGLVLEYLMGGAYRSNYTRKAFRNLYNTLYGLKRPKALKLLGMEDDEPRTKGKKKAKKKKEEEVEIDVDDPEVCRFKYPFHELMLWAVLLKRQKMALFLWQRGEEAMAKALVACKLYKGMAHECSESELVDDISQDLENNSKEFGQLAYELLDQSYKHDEQVAMKLLTYELVNWSNSTCLKLAVAAKQRDFIAHTCSQMLLTDMWMGCLRIGKSPGLKVILGIIFPPMILLLDFRIGDDASYQTPGGKSEGKDKDEDTKSSKDPNTDATSRKGDEEEGSTKIRKVPIGKRIFEFYDAPFTKFWFNTISYLGYLMLYNYIILVKMERWPSIQEWTVISYILTLGTEKVRQILMSEPGKLKQKISVWLEDYWNITDLVAICTFLFGMMLRLQNEPYLGYGRVIYCIDIIFWYIRVLDIFGVNKYLGPYVMMIGKMMIDMMYFVVIMLVVLMSFGVARQAILHPDEEPTWRLARNIFYMPYWMIYGEVFADSIDLYAMEINPPCGDQLYDEDGKKLPPCIPGAWLTPAIMACYLLVANILLVNLLIAVFNNTFFEVKSISNQVWKFQRYQLIMTFHDRPILPPPLIILSHLYILFSRLFRRCVKKKQEGELDEKDRGLKLRLNPEELKSLYEFEEQCVEEYFRERDDEKQSSSDERIKVTSERVENMSMRLEEVNERENTMKASLQTVDLRLAQLEDIHGRMATALEKLAGLDKLELTRTFSRNSSVCDPSSLLRQGSINSADGYSLYRFHMDMEEFASKQKDTDEKSGLERQRSLRQTSSTCALNTNESGQTLGVGGLDRSRAGSCVDILISPCEQKPTSGASSQETLTNIKQGSTMMLDRITDKNRLKPLSPAKRAKSLKLYPADDQSPSPLTKRRAMSTITVNPPDEPGEAAEVTEMTTLPEETSSSPRRAKSLRYLPTEGQSQISPTMKKRTMSSIIYNPDEDTGQGTRASTVRTLTQQFQAPAEPKNLHQVDKTLQEPEEDPKRTKAKRNLSDGTDYLTVADETYLRSHRSQSCNASDRKAKPLVVPKGPRPSSSEHDIASKGLPAGGGGDGAKTKAGRQKKKYVKRSERNQQKQEVKLQASRQDKVGFS, from the exons ATGGGCTCTGAAGGGCAACAGGACATTGAAATGGCCATACTTACTGCTCTGTTAAAAG gAACAAATGCTTCAGCTGCAGACCAACTAAGCTTGGCTCTGGCCTGGAACAGAGTGGACATTGCTCGCAATCACATCTTTGTTTATGGACACAATTTACCT CCTGCCGGAGCCATGGCGAACACCACCACCtctggagctgcagctcagGAGAAACCAAAGAGTCCTGCCAGCGCCCCCCGCAGCAAGGCCCGCCCTAAGAAGGGGAAAGGGAAAGGAAAGGCAAAACCTGAACCTCCAGAGGAGACAGATCCAAGGAAGCTAGAGCTGATACGCTGG GTGAATTCACTGGAGCAGGCTATGATGGATGCTCTAGTGCTGGACCGAGTGGACTTTGTCAAATTGCTGCTGGAAAATGGAGTCAACATTCATCACTTCCTCACGATTCCTCGGCTGGAGGAGCTGTATAACACT AAACTCGGTCCTGCAAACACACTGCATGTTGTGGTTCGGGATGTCAAAAAG GGTAACCTTCCTCCAGATTACCAGATCACTTTGATAGACATTGGTCTTGTGTTGGAATACCTCATGGGCGGAGCTTATCGAAGCAATTACACAAGGAAGGCCTTCCGAAACCTGTACAACACTCTATATGGACTGAAAAGG CCCAAAGCTTTAAAACTCCTAGGAATGGAG gacGATGAGCCAAGgacaaaagggaagaaaaaggcaaaaaagaagaaggaggaagaggtaGAAATCGATGTCGACGATCCAGAGGTGTGTCGGTTCAAGTACCCCTTCCATGAGCTCATGTTGTGGGCGGTGCTGTTGAAGCGCCAAAAGATGGCGCTGTTCCTCTGGCAGCGTGGGGAAGAGGCCATGGCAAAGGCCCTGGTGGCTTGTAAACTGTATAAAGGCATGGCTCACGAGTGCTCTGAGAGTGAGCTGGTGGACGACATTTCCCAAGACCTGGAAAACAACTCAAA AGAATTTGGCCAGCTGGCATACGAGCTGTTGGACCAGTCCTACAAGCACGATGAGCAGGTGGCGATGAAACTCCTAACATATGAGCTCGTGAACTGGAGCAACTCCACCTGTCTGAAGCTGGCAGTGGCTGCAAAGCAACGAGACTTCATCGCTCACACCTGCAGCCAGATGTTGCTCACTGACATGTGGATGGGCTGTTTGAGGATTGGAAAAAGCCCCGGCCTAAAG GTCATTTTGGGAATCATCTTTCCTCCCATGATTCTTCTGTTGGATTTCCGGATCGGAGATGATGCTTCCTATCAAACACCTGGAGGCAAATCTGAAGGAAAAGACAAAGATGAAGACACGAAATCCAGCAAG GATCCAAACACAGATGCTACTTCACGAAAGGGTGATGAGGAAGAGGGGAGCACTAAAATTCGAAAAGTCCCCATTGGAAAAAGAATCTTTGAGTTTTACGATGCACCCTTCACCAAATTCTGGTTCAACACT ATTTCCTATTTGGGATATCTGATGTTGTATAACTACATCATCCTGGTGAAAATGGAGCGATGGCCATCAATACAAGAGTGGACTGTCATATCGTACATACTTACTCTTGGAACGGAAAAAGTCAGACAG ATTCTGATGTCAGAGCCAGGAAAGCTCAAACAGAAGATAAGTGTGTGGCTGGAGGACTACTGGAACATCACAGACCTGGTTGCCATTTGTACTTTCCTTTTTGGGATGATGCTTCGCCTGCAGAATGAACCATACTTGGGATATGGCAGAGTCATCTACTGTATTGATATTATCTTCTGGTATATTCGAGTTCTGGACATCTTTGGAGTCAACAAGTATCTGGGACCATACGTGATGATGATAGGGAAGATG ATGATTGACATGATGTACTTCGTGGTCATCATGCTGGTGGTGCTTATGAGTTTTGGAGTGGCTCGGCAAGCCATCCTCCACCCAGATGAGGAGCCAACCTGGCGCCTGGCTAGAAACATCTTCTACATGCCCTACTGGATGATCTATGGAGAGGTTTTTGCAGACTCGATAGACC TCTATGCAATGGAGATCAACC CTCCATGTGGAGACCAGTTATACGACGAAGATGGGAAGAAACTTCCTCCGTGCATTCCTGGCGCCTGGCTCACACCTGCTATCATGGCCTGCTACCTTCTTGTGGCCAACATTCTTCTGGTTAACCTCCTCATTGCAgtttttaa CAACACGTTCTTTGAGGTCAAGTCCATTTCCAACCAAGTGTGGAAGTTTCAACGATATCAGTTGATCATGACTTTCCATGACCGTCCAATTCTGCCTCCACCTCTCATCATCTTAAGCCACCTGTACATCCTCTTCAGCAGGCTGTTCCGACGCTGCGTGAAGAAAAAACAGGAGGGAGAGCTGGATGAAAAGGACAGAGGCTTAA AGCTCAGGCTGAATCCAGAAGAGCTTAAGAGTCTGTATGAGTTTGAAGAACAGTGTGTGGAAGAGTATTTCCGGGAAAGAGACGATGAGAAGCAGTCTTCGAGTGATGAACGCATCAAGGTTACATCAGAGAG agttgagaacatgtcaatgcgtCTGGAGGAGGTAAATGAAAGGGAGAACACCATGAAGGCCTCCCTGCAGACAGTGGACCTGCGTCTGGCCCAGCTGGAGGACATCCACGGGCGCATGGCCACTGCCCTAGAAAAGCTGGCAGGGTTGGACAAGCTGGAGCTGACCAGAACTTTTTCTCGAAACTCGTCTGTGTGTGATCCCTCCTCTCTCCTCCGCCAAGGAAGCATCAACAGCGCTGATGGTTACAGTCTTTACCGCTTTCACATGGACATGGAGGAATTTGCGTCCAAGCAGAAAGACACAGACGAGAAGAGTGGCCTAGAGAGACAGCGGAGTCTACGCCAAACCTCCAGTACCTGTGCTCTCAATACCAACGAGAGTGGTCAGACGTTGGGGGTTGGTGGGCTGGACAGATCAAGAGCTGGTTCATGTGTGGACATCCTCATTTCGCCATGTGAACAAAAACCCACCTCTGGGGCATCAAGTCAAGAAACCTTAACCAACATAAAGCAAGGCAGCACAATGATGTTAGACAgaataacagacaaaaacagactaaaacCTTTATCCCCTGCAAAAAGGGCAAAATCACTGAAGCTTTACCCAGCTGATGATCAATCCCCATCTCCTCTGACAAAAAGACGGGCTATGAGCACCATCACGGTCAATCCTCCTGACGAACCAGGGGAAGCTGCAGAGGTAACAGAGATGACCACACTTCCAGAAGAAACTTCCTCCTCTCCAAGACGGGCAAAATCTTTACGATATCTTCCAACAGAAGGCCAAAGTCAGATATCTCCAACCATGAAAAAGAGGACAATGAGCAGCATCATCTACAACCCTGATGAGGATACGGGTCAAGGGACCAGAGCATCTACAGTCAGAACTCTGACTCAACAGTTTCAAGCACCAGCGGAGCCAAAGAATCTCCATCAGGTGGACAAAACTCTACAAGAACCAGAGGAAGATCCGAAAAGAACAAAGGCCAAAAGGAACCTCTCAGACGGCACAGACTATCTGACCGTAGCTGACGAAACGTATTTACGGTCTCACAGGTCGCAGAGTTGCAACGCTAGCGACAGGAAGGCAAAACCCTTGGTGGTCCCCAAGGGGCCAAGACCTTCTAGCAGTGAGCACGACATTGCCAGCAAGGGGTTGCCTGCTGGAGGAGGGGGTGATGGTGCAAAAACGAAAGCAGGAagacagaagaagaaatatGTGAAGAGAAGTGAGAGAAACcaacaaaagcaggaagtgaaaCTTCAAGCCAGTCGTCAAGATAAAGTTGGATTTTCCTGA
- the nqo1 gene encoding NAD(P)H dehydrogenase, quinone 1 (The RefSeq protein has 2 substitutions compared to this genomic sequence): protein MAKKVLIVYAHQSSSSFNSAAKTTAVEVLTTLGCSVEVSDLYAMNFKATATAEDIKGDLKDAENFSYLDESKLAWEEGRLMDDITKEQSKVIEADFIIFQFPMYWFSVPAIMKGWIDRVLTNGFAFTQEKRYSQGIFKEKRAMLSFTTGSLESMFSATGINGDMNVTLWPLQNGILHYCGFQVLAPQIFWAPFSATPEARSCMLEGWRARLQGLLEEQPLSFISLDCFDKKGFQLKSDVQEKHAAKDFGLAVGIHMGKPLPPHNQMKAGS, encoded by the exons ATGG CAAAGAAGGTGCTGATCGTGTATGCCCACCAGAGCTCTAGTTCATTCAATTCTGCAGCAAAAACTACTGCTGTGGAAGTTTTGACCACTCTGGGCTGCTCTGTGGAAGTTTCTGACCTGTATGCTATGAATTTTAAAGCAACTGCCACTGCTGAGGACATTAAAG GTGACCTTAAGGATGCTGAAAATTTTAGCTACTTGGATGAAAGTAAGCTGGCATGGGAGGAAGGGAGACTAATGGATGACATCACTAAGGAGCAGTCTAAGGTCATTGAGGCCGACTTCATCATCTTTCAG TTTCCAATGTACTGGTTCAGTGTTCCTGCCATCATGAAGGGCTGGATTGACCGTGTGCTCACAAACGGCTTTGCCTTCACACAAGAGAAACGTTACAGCCAGGGAATCTTCAAG GAAAAGAGAGCCATGCTGTCCTTCACCACTGGGTCACTTGAATCAATGTTCAGTGCTACTGGCATTAATGGAGACATGAATGTCACGCTGTGGCCGCTGCAG AATGGAATCCTGCACTACTGTGGCTTCCAGGTTCTGGCCCCTCAAATCTTCTGGGCTCCATTCTCAGCAACCCCTGAAGCTCGTAGCTGCATGTTGGAGGGCTGGCGTGCACGACTGCAAGGTCTTCTAGAGGAGCAGCCTCTGTCATTCATTTCCCTGGACTGCTTTGACAAAAAGGGGTTCCAATTGAAATCTGATGTCCAGGAGAAGCACGCAGCCAAGGAGTTCGGTCTGACGGTGGGAATCCACATGGGAAAGCCTCTGCCACCTCACAACCAGATGAAAGCCGGAtcttaa